From the Manihot esculenta cultivar AM560-2 chromosome 3, M.esculenta_v8, whole genome shotgun sequence genome, one window contains:
- the LOC110611923 gene encoding endoribonuclease YBEY, chloroplastic isoform X1 produces MARLLSCSTSLHLFNPLPTTAISSIHSSSNLFFSPNSNRFTVPRSERSTFGKELHALCGEGDGRLLPPVGESVWAGQRGYRKVRRRAVPKSKDAELALNVSICIEEEMPNDPEILRIAELLRLNVPMAMKVAFDGLKDSAYKTRDMAVSDVGGYQSVELSVLLCNDKFIRKLNKEWRGEDHATDVLSMSQHVPELKLPVLMLGDIVISVETAARQAEERGHALTDEIRILLVHGLLHLLGFDHEISEEAEAEMEKVEELLLKSSGWKGKGLIQNAYDAETTMNLQTENLDVSMLSGRKREGSLQFYKPKFSYIFCDMDGTLLNSKSQVSLTNAKALKEALSRGIKVVIATGKARPAAISILEMVDLAGKDGVISEFSPGVFLQGLLVYGRQGREIFRRNLDPSVCREACLYSLEHKVPLIAFSNNRCLTLFDHPLVESLHTIYQEPKAEIMPSVEQLLAASDIQKMLFFDTAESVSTSLRPYWLEATGGRANVVQAVPDMLELVPRGTSKGSGVKLLLDHLGVTTKEVMAIGDGENDIEMLELASLGVALSNGSEKTKAVADIIGVSNDEDGVADAIYRYAF; encoded by the exons ATGGCGCGTCTTCTCTCATGCTCCACTTCTCTCCATCTCTTCAATCCTCTCCCAACAACTGCAATCTCCTCCATTCACTCTTCTTCAAACCTATTCTTCTCTCCCAATTCTAACCGCTTCACCGTCCCTCGGTCGGAACGTTCCACTTTTGGTAAAGAGTTGCACGCTTTGTGCGGTGAAGGCGATGGGAGGCTTCTGCCGCCTGTAGGAGAAAGCGTTTGGGCGGGCCAGAGAGGATACCGGAAAGTGAGGAGGCGGGCGGTGCCGAAGAGTAAAGATGCAGAGTTGGCGCTCAATGTCAGCATTTGCATTGAAGAAGAGATGCCTAATGATCCTGAAATTTTG AGGATAGCAGAATTGCTTCGTCTTAACGTGCCAATGGCAATGAAGGTAGCGTTTGATGGCTTAAAAGATTCAGCTTATAAAACGAGAGATATGGCTGTAAGTGATGTTGGAGGATACCAAAGTGTTGAGTTGTCTGTACTTCTTTGCAATGATAAATTCATTCGCAAACTTAATAAGGAGTGGAGAGGTGAAGACCATGCTACTGATGTTCTCTCCATGTCACAACATGTTCCTGAACTCAAGCTTCCAGTT CTTATGTTGGGTGACATTGTCATCTCTGTTGAGACAGCTGCACGACAAGCAGAGGAAAGAGGGCATGCTCTTACTGATGAAATTCGCATCCTCCTG GTTCATGGTTTGCTGCATCTTTTAGGATTTGATCATGAGATAAGTGAAGAGGCTGAAGCTGAAATGGAGAAGGTGGAGGAGCTTCTGCTAAAGAGTTCTGGGTGGAAGGGAAAAGGTCTAATTCAGAATGCATATGATGCTGAGACTACCATGAATCTTCAAACAGAAAATTTAGATG TTTCCATGTTATCAGGAAGGAAGAGAGAAGGCAGTCTTCAATTCTATAAACCAAAATTCAGCTATATCTTTTGTGACATGGATG GAACATTGCTGAACAGCAAAAGTCAAGTTTCCTTGACAAATGCAAAAGCTTTGAAAGAAGCATTGTCAAGGGGAATAAAAGTGGTGATAGCAACTGGAAAA GCCCGGCCTGCTGCAATAAGTATTTTGGAGATGGTGGATTTAGCCGGTAAAGATGGTGTTATCTCAGAATTCTCTCCTGGAGTGTTTTTACag GGGCTGCTTGTTTATGGTAGACAGGGTCGGGAAATTTTTAGAAGAAATTTAGATCCAAGTGTTTGCAGAGAG GCATGCCTCTATTCTTTGGAGCACAAGGTTCCTCTTATTGCATTCAGCAATAACCGTTGCTTAACACTATTTGATCACCCGCTTGTTGAGTCATTGCATACCATATATCAGGAGCCAAAG GCAGAGATCATGCCTTCAGTTGAACAACTCCTGGCTGCCTCTGACATACAG AAGATGCTCTTTTTTGACACTGCTGAGAGTGTGTCTACTTCATTGCGGCCATACTGGTTAGAAGCAACAGGGGGTCGTGCCAATGTTGTCCAAGCTGTTCCGGACATGCTTGAACTTGTTCCACGTGGAACGTCAAAGGGGAGTGGAGTAAAATTGCTGCTTGATCATTTGGGTGTCACTACAAAGGAG
- the LOC110611923 gene encoding endoribonuclease YBEY, chloroplastic isoform X2: MARLLSCSTSLHLFNPLPTTAISSIHSSSNLFFSPNSNRFTVPRSERSTFGKELHALCGEGDGRLLPPVGESVWAGQRGYRKVRRRAVPKSKDAELALNVSICIEEEMPNDPEILRIAELLRLNVPMAMKVAFDGLKDSAYKTRDMAVSDVGGYQSVELSVLLCNDKFIRKLNKEWRGEDHATDVLSMSQHVPELKLPVLMLGDIVISVETAARQAEERGHALTDEIRILLVHGLLHLLGFDHEISEEAEAEMEKVEELLLKSSGWKGKGLIQNAYDAETTMNLQTENLDGRKREGSLQFYKPKFSYIFCDMDGTLLNSKSQVSLTNAKALKEALSRGIKVVIATGKARPAAISILEMVDLAGKDGVISEFSPGVFLQGLLVYGRQGREIFRRNLDPSVCREACLYSLEHKVPLIAFSNNRCLTLFDHPLVESLHTIYQEPKAEIMPSVEQLLAASDIQKMLFFDTAESVSTSLRPYWLEATGGRANVVQAVPDMLELVPRGTSKGSGVKLLLDHLGVTTKEVMAIGDGENDIEMLELASLGVALSNGSEKTKAVADIIGVSNDEDGVADAIYRYAF, translated from the exons ATGGCGCGTCTTCTCTCATGCTCCACTTCTCTCCATCTCTTCAATCCTCTCCCAACAACTGCAATCTCCTCCATTCACTCTTCTTCAAACCTATTCTTCTCTCCCAATTCTAACCGCTTCACCGTCCCTCGGTCGGAACGTTCCACTTTTGGTAAAGAGTTGCACGCTTTGTGCGGTGAAGGCGATGGGAGGCTTCTGCCGCCTGTAGGAGAAAGCGTTTGGGCGGGCCAGAGAGGATACCGGAAAGTGAGGAGGCGGGCGGTGCCGAAGAGTAAAGATGCAGAGTTGGCGCTCAATGTCAGCATTTGCATTGAAGAAGAGATGCCTAATGATCCTGAAATTTTG AGGATAGCAGAATTGCTTCGTCTTAACGTGCCAATGGCAATGAAGGTAGCGTTTGATGGCTTAAAAGATTCAGCTTATAAAACGAGAGATATGGCTGTAAGTGATGTTGGAGGATACCAAAGTGTTGAGTTGTCTGTACTTCTTTGCAATGATAAATTCATTCGCAAACTTAATAAGGAGTGGAGAGGTGAAGACCATGCTACTGATGTTCTCTCCATGTCACAACATGTTCCTGAACTCAAGCTTCCAGTT CTTATGTTGGGTGACATTGTCATCTCTGTTGAGACAGCTGCACGACAAGCAGAGGAAAGAGGGCATGCTCTTACTGATGAAATTCGCATCCTCCTG GTTCATGGTTTGCTGCATCTTTTAGGATTTGATCATGAGATAAGTGAAGAGGCTGAAGCTGAAATGGAGAAGGTGGAGGAGCTTCTGCTAAAGAGTTCTGGGTGGAAGGGAAAAGGTCTAATTCAGAATGCATATGATGCTGAGACTACCATGAATCTTCAAACAGAAAATTTAGATG GAAGGAAGAGAGAAGGCAGTCTTCAATTCTATAAACCAAAATTCAGCTATATCTTTTGTGACATGGATG GAACATTGCTGAACAGCAAAAGTCAAGTTTCCTTGACAAATGCAAAAGCTTTGAAAGAAGCATTGTCAAGGGGAATAAAAGTGGTGATAGCAACTGGAAAA GCCCGGCCTGCTGCAATAAGTATTTTGGAGATGGTGGATTTAGCCGGTAAAGATGGTGTTATCTCAGAATTCTCTCCTGGAGTGTTTTTACag GGGCTGCTTGTTTATGGTAGACAGGGTCGGGAAATTTTTAGAAGAAATTTAGATCCAAGTGTTTGCAGAGAG GCATGCCTCTATTCTTTGGAGCACAAGGTTCCTCTTATTGCATTCAGCAATAACCGTTGCTTAACACTATTTGATCACCCGCTTGTTGAGTCATTGCATACCATATATCAGGAGCCAAAG GCAGAGATCATGCCTTCAGTTGAACAACTCCTGGCTGCCTCTGACATACAG AAGATGCTCTTTTTTGACACTGCTGAGAGTGTGTCTACTTCATTGCGGCCATACTGGTTAGAAGCAACAGGGGGTCGTGCCAATGTTGTCCAAGCTGTTCCGGACATGCTTGAACTTGTTCCACGTGGAACGTCAAAGGGGAGTGGAGTAAAATTGCTGCTTGATCATTTGGGTGTCACTACAAAGGAG